Proteins from a genomic interval of Pseudodesulfovibrio nedwellii:
- a CDS encoding nucleotidyltransferase family protein, which produces MTRWKESIISPSATIRDSVEALNKSLTQIALVVEDSGHLKGVITDGDVRRGLLAGKTLESPVSGIMETNFFSANEHDDQSVLLTTMREQQFRQVPLVDDENRIVGLRTLMDMVTPPKKDNWVVLMAGGLGQRLRPLTEDCPKPLLTVGGKPLLSTILDQFVEYGFERFYISVNYRAEMVEDYFGDGSKRGVEIRYLREDKQLGTAGAVGLIPQQTDKPIFVMNGDLLTRVDFPGMLAFHQEQKARATMAVRRFDIQVPYGVVNVEDNIITHLEEKPTHKFFVNAGIYVLDPDIAASIPKNEYLDMPTLFSQLMNKDETTSAFPIHEYWMDIGRKQDFDQANYDYDMHFRVKEEC; this is translated from the coding sequence ATGACTCGTTGGAAAGAATCTATTATATCACCATCAGCCACTATCCGTGATTCAGTAGAGGCACTCAATAAATCATTGACACAGATAGCTTTGGTCGTCGAGGACTCAGGCCACCTCAAAGGAGTCATCACTGACGGCGATGTCAGGCGTGGTTTACTGGCAGGGAAAACACTGGAATCGCCTGTTTCTGGAATCATGGAAACAAATTTCTTCTCGGCCAATGAACACGACGACCAATCTGTTCTGCTGACAACCATGCGAGAGCAACAATTCCGCCAGGTACCTTTAGTTGATGACGAAAATCGTATTGTGGGTTTACGGACCCTCATGGACATGGTCACCCCTCCCAAAAAAGATAATTGGGTCGTACTCATGGCAGGCGGGCTGGGCCAACGATTGCGCCCCCTTACCGAGGATTGTCCCAAACCGCTTCTAACAGTGGGCGGCAAACCATTACTCAGCACAATTTTGGACCAATTCGTAGAATATGGCTTTGAACGTTTTTATATTTCCGTCAACTACCGCGCCGAAATGGTCGAAGACTACTTTGGCGACGGCTCAAAGCGTGGCGTGGAAATTCGGTACCTTCGAGAAGACAAACAACTAGGAACAGCCGGAGCTGTTGGCCTTATCCCCCAACAAACTGACAAACCAATTTTTGTCATGAACGGAGACCTGCTTACCCGCGTAGATTTCCCAGGCATGCTTGCTTTTCATCAGGAACAAAAAGCCCGAGCAACAATGGCAGTCCGCAGATTCGACATTCAAGTTCCATATGGTGTGGTCAATGTTGAAGACAACATAATCACGCATCTTGAAGAAAAACCAACACATAAATTTTTCGTCAACGCGGGAATCTACGTGTTGGATCCGGACATTGCCGCATCTATCCCTAAAAATGAGTACCTGGATATGCCGACCCTGTTTAGTCAGCTCATGAACAAAGACGAAACGACATCGGCTTTCCCCATCCATGAATACTGGATGGATATTGGCCGTAAACAAGATTTTGATCAGGCCAATTATGATTACGACATGCACTTTCGCGTAAAGGAAGAGTGCTAA
- a CDS encoding Gfo/Idh/MocA family protein yields the protein MKALIIGYGSIGARHAQILDSLGYSLACVTSNPSCPYPIFSTIAEAVQTTSPSLAIISNATVEHLPSLTMLMDTGFTGLILVEKPLFDEPYALVPPRDTIRVAYNLRFHPLVTRTRELLTGQTILNAQFHVGQYLPDWRPGTDYTTSYSASRAQGGGVLRDLSHELDLSCFLLGCWKRVTAIGGHFSDLRIDSDDQFSILMETAGCPAVTIHMDYLSRTTRRGFVITTQEFCLQADFIAGTLTMDTTTEEFSIDRNTTYENQLRAMMVDNPHLCSFEQGMNVVQLIQAVEKSAHTNTWITAP from the coding sequence ATGAAAGCATTGATCATAGGGTATGGATCTATTGGAGCACGTCACGCACAAATTCTCGATTCATTGGGCTACTCTTTAGCGTGCGTAACCAGCAATCCAAGTTGCCCTTACCCGATCTTCTCAACTATAGCCGAGGCCGTACAAACAACTTCGCCTTCACTGGCTATCATTTCCAATGCCACAGTCGAACATCTTCCAAGTCTGACTATGCTTATGGACACTGGCTTTACCGGACTTATCCTGGTTGAGAAACCCCTATTCGATGAACCATACGCACTCGTTCCTCCACGCGACACCATTCGGGTGGCGTACAATCTACGCTTTCACCCACTGGTCACACGCACACGAGAGTTGCTCACGGGTCAAACGATTCTCAACGCACAATTTCACGTTGGCCAATACCTGCCCGACTGGCGGCCCGGTACAGATTACACGACCAGCTATTCAGCCAGCCGTGCGCAAGGCGGTGGGGTACTACGAGATCTGTCGCATGAACTCGATCTGTCCTGTTTTCTTCTGGGATGTTGGAAACGCGTCACAGCCATTGGTGGTCATTTCAGCGATCTCAGAATCGACTCCGATGATCAATTTTCCATCCTCATGGAAACCGCTGGTTGCCCTGCCGTCACCATCCACATGGACTACCTGAGCAGGACCACACGTCGAGGATTCGTCATCACCACGCAAGAATTCTGTCTCCAAGCTGACTTCATTGCAGGAACGCTTACGATGGATACTACAACGGAAGAATTTTCCATTGACCGAAACACCACATATGAAAATCAACTCAGGGCCATGATGGTCGATAATCCGCACCTTTGTTCGTTCGAACAAGGTATGAACGTCGTCCAATTAATCCAAGCTGTTGAAAAAAGTGCACACACTAATACCTGGATAACGGCACCATGA
- a CDS encoding cytidylyltransferase domain-containing protein, protein MKRYGFIFARGGSKGVPGKNIRPLGGIPLIGHAIKAGQDSGLLDRIIVSTDDEAIADTARQLGAEVPFMRPTELAQDNSPEWLAWRHAINAVDDFDIFVSLPCTAPMRIGDDVRRCIETFESDKCDMVITAREAERHPSFNMITVDTAGYATIAMPIGTDIIRRQEAPPVFDMTTVCYVTTPNFILEHDAVFQGKVKMVEIPPERAVDIDTELDFAFAEFLMERNS, encoded by the coding sequence ATGAAACGATATGGATTCATTTTTGCCAGAGGCGGCTCCAAGGGCGTACCAGGAAAAAACATTCGCCCCCTTGGCGGCATCCCACTCATTGGTCACGCTATCAAAGCAGGTCAAGACTCCGGTTTGCTAGACCGAATTATCGTGTCTACAGACGACGAGGCCATCGCTGACACCGCTCGGCAACTCGGCGCGGAAGTTCCCTTCATGCGGCCGACAGAACTGGCACAGGATAACAGCCCTGAATGGTTGGCATGGCGACACGCCATAAACGCCGTGGATGATTTCGACATATTCGTTTCTCTCCCTTGTACCGCCCCCATGCGTATCGGAGACGATGTACGTCGCTGTATCGAAACATTCGAAAGTGACAAGTGCGATATGGTCATCACAGCACGTGAGGCTGAACGACATCCTTCTTTCAACATGATAACAGTGGACACTGCCGGATACGCAACCATTGCCATGCCCATAGGTACGGACATTATACGTCGCCAAGAGGCCCCCCCAGTTTTTGACATGACCACAGTTTGTTATGTTACCACCCCAAACTTCATTCTCGAACACGATGCTGTCTTTCAAGGCAAAGTTAAAATGGTAGAGATACCACCAGAGCGAGCCGTAGATATCGACACGGAACTCGACTTCGCCTTTGCTGAATTTCTTATGGAGCGAAACTCATGA